acgtgcaaaaaaaaaaagtttgataaGTTTCTGGATTCTTTGGCTAATACTGGGTTCTGTATATTTCACACTCTGACAGTTCCTTAATATAACATAATTACAGTGACAAAGGGAATAGTTTTAATCAAATGtatgctttattaaaaaagtttggttttgtattttaatacaaGTGCCACATGAAATCAGTGAGATAggacaagtgaaaaaaatgtatgcatgACTTTCATTATacgttcaattcaattcaattttattcgtaTAGcgattttaacaatggccattggcACAAAGCGGCTCTacggaaatatataaattcaggatatgaattttaaacaaattcattcataaatttatccctaatgagtgagccagatgtgacagtggcaaggaaaaactccctgagacgatatgaggaagaaaccttgaggggaaccagactcaaaaggaaacccatcctcatctggatgacaaggagtagtgcaattataaataattcccttctataactgtgtactacatgttcaaaaagtgcaattgtgtaactcagaaattcattataggtttcatatgaagtctattttgttgacatTATCAAACTGTTTACTGATGGAGTCTGgactgcaaaactgtttgtattaattgcagtcctaagccatcttcatggtttttaaatggtactatcctcagtaatctcatgtatctttaagccgtccatgtggggccatcctcagcaacagAAAGTGTTTTCCAAGTTCTTCATCATATGAGCAAAACTTTCCTAAAGTGCTTCTTCCATTAACCTGCTGCATATACAGAACAACCTACATACCACAGGATGAGGATGACAACATATTTCCATATCTTAACATTATATCTATAGAACAAGATCCTTggacatgaataaaaataaatattgcaaacataatgtaaaattatGCTGAATGACATTGGATAGCAAAACTAGACATCTTTTTGACTAATAAactttaagaaaaatatataaaaatgtagaatGCCAACAAGACCTCTGCAATCACAAAAAATGAGGCAACTATGAGCCAGTTTTTTCACTGGCTACAGAGACTTTCTGCACACCACATCAATGTCCCCAGTGCCCAATACCAAAAAGACTTGAGACCATGCTCTTTGAAAacaaaattggaaataataTTCCTTATTAAGTAAGGGCTAGACAAAAATTCTCTTAATCAGTTaatcttaaatatatttttcgaGAAAGCAAAACTTTGGAAGTTTAACCACCATACTCAATCCtattaaaaataacagacttttaaaacattatacCTTTTATATTATGATAAAAGTTCATAATGTGGGGTttgcatttatacattttaacagGGCACATGCAGGTTTTGTAACGTAAAATCTTGCAAATGTGAGGCGGTTTGCATCAAGCCATAAACCATAAACACATATGTGGTATAGATCAGACATAATCATCGCTGCCTGAACCGTGTCCCCACCCCAACTGGCACTACACATGCATGGCTCAAATTAGACAGGGGACAGGGATCAGTTAACTGTAACACTGACCTGGTATCTTGCAAACTCGAGACATCAGAAATTTTGACTGAAATCTTAATTTGTGATTTCTGGTACAATCGCTTATTTAGtgaaaaaatattgatttttatcAGTATCTGATTTCATAAAGCATTATAACAGATACTCATTTGAGAATATTGGAAGGTCATGTAATTAAATTTAGCTACAGGAGAAGGTTGTAGTAAATTTCCCCAAAACTCAGGGAAGTGTTTTGATCTTCCAAAATGAAGGCACACGTGACGAAGCGTGATGAAGCAAGTTGTCTTTCACTGATAACCACAGAATTGCTGACACAATGTTTGAAGCATTGAAGCATTGATTTTccttactggaactaagaggcccaaactttTTCCAGCGTGACAATGCCCCTGACAATGCCCaagcttcatgaagacatggtttgccaagattggtgtggaagaactcgagtggcctccacagagccctgacctcaaccccactgaacaccttcacaatgcactggaatgctgactgtgcaccaAGCTTCACTAACGCTCcggtggctgaatgatcacaaatccctaCAACCACACTTCAAAATTTAGAggaaaagcttcccagaagagtggaagttattataacagcaaagggggggaCTGACtttggaatgagatgtttaacaagcacatatgggtatgatggtgaggtgtccacatacattagGCCTTAGAGTGTATAATATGGAGTTCAGGTACTAAAGTTGTAATGCAGTAGATATAAAACCCAAGTAGGGTGACCATGTATCATCCAGTGGCATGGTGCAGCATAAATTAATTACCAAAGCAGGTTATTGGTCAGAGTAGGACAATATAATTAAACTGTACAACCTAGTGGAAATAAATCAGTATTGGCCATGCCTTGTGGTCAAACGTGACCATGAAAAGTGTGCAACAAAATCTaggaaaatgtagaaaaatctAGAACTAATCTGAAGTGCAATATGACATTTTGCTCTTGAGCAACAGACTTCTAAATGGTATACAACCGTTGCTTATAGTAGAAACACACTTTAATGGTCATATGCCTGTAAAATGTCTAATAGTTAACAATTCAGAAAGAGCACTTTTGATAAACAGAATTGCGATAAACCCCACATTGGGCATAGTCTAAGCTATACAacttataaaaaaattacaagaacCACAGGGACATTgatcacattgtgtgtgtaaatgtatgaagTAGCTATGACAGATATCAGCTAGTCCAAAATCAAAGGATcattaggaaaataaaaaatgtatactgCCAAAATAATCACAGCTTAAAGGAATAAACGAACTGATATACAAAAAAGCAGATGGAAATCATGTCAAAATCAGCACCGCAGAACACATTCAAACCCACAACAAAAGGAAAGGACAGACTTTTCTTACCTCATCTCCCTCTCCTGTATTGTTAAGTGTAATAAGGTTTGTAGCTAAAGTGTCATTTTGGGCCATTTTCAGAGTTCCACCAGCAGTAAGAGTGTCATTGTAAGATGTGATGAACTTGAAGTCACTGGTGCGTGATCCTGTTGTTAGATACGTGTCATAATTGTAAGAAGTGCGCAGAGTTCCAGCTCCCTCCACCTCTGCATAGTTGGGAGGGAGATAGGCGCTGGGAATGGCGACTGCTCCATCAAACAACAGTCTGGGCTTTCTCCTGTGACAAAACCTCACAGCCAGGATGAGAATAATGAAAGTCAGAAAGAAGGTGGACACGGAAACTAGCGCGATGATCAAATAAAAAGTCAGTTTGGAATTGCTCTCCTCATAAGTCATGTCTTTCAGTTCTGGAACTTCAGCAAGATTATCAGAAAtcagtaaatatacagaacaggtAGCAGAGAGAGGCGGCTGTCCGTTATCTTTGACTGAGATAACAAGGTTCTGTTTCATGCTGTCAGATTCAGTAATGTCCCTCTGAGCCCTGATCTCTCCACTATGGAGCCCAATAGTGAAAAGTCCCGGATCAGTAGATTTGACAATGTGATAGGACAGCCACGCGTTCTGTCCAGAGTCAGCATCCACAGCGATGACTTTGGAGagcagagagccagagagagcagCTTTAGGGACCATCTCAGTCATTAAAGACTTTCCCTCTGGAGCAGGGTATAATATCTGTGGAGAGTTATCATTCTCATCTGAtatgaacacactcacagtcacgtTGCTGCTGAGTGGAGGAGAACCATTGTCTCTGGCTACGACCTGGACTTGAAAGTTTCGGAACTTTTCATAGTCAAATGACCTGACAGCACGGATCACTCCTGTATCTGagttaatggataaaaatgaggACACTGGAACACCGTTTATCTCACTGGGCAGCAGAGAATACAGGACTGTACCGTTCTGCCTCCAGTCTGGGTCTCTTGCAGTAACAGAACTAATAGAGGTTCCTGGTTGGTTATTTTCCATTACATATGCAGTGTAGGATTGCTGTTCAAATACAGGAGGATTATCATTGATATCTGATACAGATAGATGAATGGTCATGGAGGAAGATAAAGGTGGAGAGCCTCCATCAGTAGCAGTGATTGTTATGTTGTAATCTGATGCTTTCTCTCGGTCCAGCATGCTTGTGGTTACTAAAGAAAAGTAGTTTTTGATTGATGGAGTTAATTTGAAAGGCACATTTTGCTGAATATAACAATGTACCTGTCGATTATCTCCTGAATCTTTGTCCTGAACATTAATAATGGCTACCTCAGTGCCTGCTGCAGAGTTCTCAGGTACTGGGTCGTTTAATGATTTAAGAATAATTCGAGGTTCATTGTCATTGATGTCAGTGATGTCTATAATAATTTTAGCAGATGATACTAAGCCAGGACCATCTTTGGCCTGTACTCtcatttcataatatttttcttcttcgtAATCGATGTTGCCACTCACCGTGATCTGTCCAGTGACTTTTTCAAGGGAAAATAATTTTGCTGATTTATCAGATAAACGACTTAGCTCATATGTGACGTCACCATTGGCTCCTTCATCAGCATCAGTAGCGCTGACTGTAATCACCTCCGTGCCTAAAGGCGTGTTTTCAGCTAGACTCACTCTGTACACAGGTTGACTAAACACAGGAATATTGTCATTGGCGTCCAGAACAGTAACATGTATAACAGCTGTCCCTGATTTCGGTGGATTACCACCATCAAATGCGGTAAGAATTAAATGAATGTCTTTCTGCTTTTCACGATCGAGCTCTTTCTCCAGGACCAAAGTAGCAGATTTTCCTCCGTCCGTGTTCTCATGCACAGATAAAACGAAATGCTCATTTTTTTCAAGTGAATATCCTTGAACTGCATTACGTCCTATGTCCAAGTCATGAGCTTCTTCCAAAGGGAAACGCTCGCCCTTGTGAGCCGACTCTCTAATTTCAAAGCTGATACGCTCATTAGGAAAAAGAGGAGAGTTATCGTTTACATCCTCAATCTGCAGTGAAATGCGATGCACTTCCAGAGGATTTTCCAACACAAGCTCGTAATAAAGAATGCAAGTAATTCTCGATCCACAAAGCTTCTCTCGGTCTATTGTTTCCGCCACGACCAGATTTCCACTACTCAGATTAATGTCGCAGTACCGTTTCGCGCTGTCCTCTGTCTCCACCCGAGCCTTACGAGCAGACAAACGTTTGCCATCAAGTCCGAGATCCTTTGCTAAATGTCCAATCACATACTGACGCTTAGTTTCCTCCGGAACAGTGTAGCTCAAATCTCCATAAACAGGATGAAGAAAAACGAAAATAAAGCCAAGAATAAATAATAGCTCATACAATCCTATCTTCCGGTCCATCCTAGCAACATTAAAATGTCCCTGCTGTGTTATAAATGTATCTAATTACTGTCGTCTAGTCGGAATTTTCGCTGACAATAAACAGCCAAATGCAGCAAGGTTTGTCGATGTCAGGAGGAGCTGGAAGACGACATGAAATGGGTGGAGAGGTTTATTAAATTTTACTCCGTAGGTGAACAGCGACGCTTTGAGTATTTTTGGTATATTGCAGTCAATTTTCTCCAGTCATTACTGTTTCCCTTCAAACgaattaatgtataaaataacgAATCCGTGAATGGATATAAACTATTAATTTCCATAATGCAAAAGAAAttcttaattataataattacagttaCAATCATTAATTTGCAATTAACAATTCATTCGTACTAATTTATAGGTTTGCAAATAATCTATGAAAGCAGtttactgaatcattttttcAACCatgatgtatataaatatatgactgaatgaaagatgaataaatagaaaGATATATTAATTATCCATAATCAAACAATTGATGAATATAATAATgacatttatgtttattaatcTATAATGAAGCCGTTACAAAAACTAAAGACTTAAGAatgcaacacacaaacacacacacacacacgcatatatgcTGAAGAAAGTTATACAATTTTGCAAGAGAAAAGAACTGTAGAATTAGGTGGTATATTTTCCTGAAAGTTTAATCAACGTTACTCATTTATAAAGGTAAGAGCTGAcggactttttaaaatttattttggtttattttaattaatttattttttttgtacacaattATCCATAATTATTTTCGAAACTCGGTCACAGTAGATATAGttgttatataatattactCAGCTCATCAAAAAGCAAaggtttatatttagatttatagatttaaatGGATTTCAACCGACAGTTTAGCAGAAGTGAAATCTATGATTCCGACATCATGCCGATTACAAAGCAGTGACATGGGACAAATATAATGTGTGAACATATCAATTAATTCACATTAAACAAAATTTGTAGTAGCAGTTTTATCAGCATTAAGAACGATATCAAGGCAAAAagataaaagggaaaaaagaaaaaagctctaGCTATTCTCATCATATTTTATAAGACGAGAATTTGCATTCAGCTGAATCAAAATCTGGAAGAAACTCCTATGATAAAGGGAACAAGTACAGTTTTCTTACCTCATCTCCCTCTCCGGTATTGTTAAGTGAAATTAGATTTGTAGCTAAAGTGTCATTCTGGGCCATTTTCAGAGTTCCACCAGCAGTAAGAGTGCTGTCATTGTAAGATGTGATGAACTTGAAGTCACTGGTGCGTGATCCTGTTGTTAGATACGTGTCATAATTGTAAGAAGTGCGCAGAGTTCCAGCTCCCTCCACCTCTGCATAGTTGGGAGGGAGATAGGCGCTGGGAATGGCGACTGCTCCATCAAACAACAGTCTGGGCTTTCTCCTGTGACAAAACCTCACAGCCAGGATGAGAATAATGAAAGTCAGAAAGAAGGTGGACACGGAAACTAGCGCGATGATCAAGTAAAAAGTCAGTTTGGAATTGCTCTCCTCATAAGTCATGTCTTTCAGTTCGGGAACTTCAGCAAGATTATCAGAAAtcagtaaatatacagaacaggtAGCAGAGAGAGGCGGCTGTCCGTTATCTTTGACTGAGATAACAAGGTTCTGTTTCATGCTGTCAGATTCAGTAATGTCCCTCTGAGCCCTGATCTCTCCACTATGGAGCCCAATAGTGAAAAGTCCCGGATCAGTAGATTTGACAATGTGATAGGACAGCCACGCATTCTGTCCAGAGTCAGCATCCACAGCGATGACTTTGGAGagcagagagccagagagagcagCTTTAGGGACCATCTCAGTCATTAAAGACTTTCCCTCTGGAGCAGGGTATAATATCTGTGGAGAGTTATCATTCTCATCTGAtatgaacacactcacagtcacgtTGCTGCTGAGTGGAGGAGAACCATTGTCTCTGGCTACGACCTGGACTTGAAAGTTTCGGAACTTTTCATAGTCAAATGACCTGACAGCATGGATCACTCCTGTATCTGagttaatggataaaaatgaggACACTGGAACACCGTTTATCTCACTGGGCAGCAGAGAATACAGGACTGTACCGTTCTGCCTCCAGTCTGGGTCTCTTGCAGTAACAGAACTAATGGAGGTTCCTGGTTTGTTATTTTCCATTACATATGCAGTGTAGGATTGCTGTTCAAATACAGGAGGATTATCATTGATATCTGATACAGATAGATGAATGGTCATGGATGAGGATAAAGGTGGAGAGCCTCCATCAGTAGCAGTAATAGTTATATTATAATATGCCTCTGTCTCTCGGTCCAGGGGATTTGTGTTAGTTAGAGAAAAATAGTTCTTAATAGatggatttaatttaaaaggaACATTTCCCTGAATTGAACAATAAATCTGTCTGTTATCACCAGAGTCTTTATCCTGAACATTAATAATTGCCACTTCAGTGCCGACAATAGTGTTCTCCAGTATAGGATTGTTTACAGAGGTAAGAATAATCTGTGGAGCATTGTCGTTTTCATCAGTAATATCTATAATAACACTTGCAGTCGATGCTAAACCAGATCCATCTTTAGCCTGGACACcaatttcataatatttttccTCCTCATAATCAATAACTCCATTTACCTTTATTTGACCAGTGAGTTTATCAATTGTAAATAGGTGTGCTGCATTATGAGCTATATGGCTAAATTCATATGAAACTGCACCATTTGCTCCTTCATCTGCATCTTCTGCGCTCACAGTAACGACTTCTGTTCCTATCTGTGCGTTTTCAGCTAAAACGACTTTATATACAGGCTGACTGAACACCGGAACATTATCATTAGCATCTAGCACAGTGATGTGTATAACAGCAGTCCCTGATCTCTGAGGAATCCCGCCATCCACTGCAGTAAGAATCAAGTCAATATCCTTCTCTTGTTCGCGATCCAGCTCTTTCTCCAGCACAAGTTCTGCGTATTTCCGTccgtttttattttcttgtacagacaaaacaaaatgttcattCTTTTCTAGTGAATAGCCATTCACTCCGTTTTGTCCGATATCATAATCATGAGCTTCATCCAAACGGAAACGCTGCCCTTTATCAGCGGACTCGCGGATTTCAAACGAAATGCGCTCGTTACCGAATTTTGGCGCATTGTCATTAATATCCTCAATATTCAGAGAAATGCGATGCACCTCAAGCGGATTGGCTAAAACGAGCTCATAATTTAAGATGCAGTTAATCCTTGAACCACAAAGCATCTCTCTGTCGATTCTCTCCACTACGATCAAATCTCCAGAATTCAGATTTATGTCAATGTACCGTTTACTGCTGTCTTCCGTGTTTATTCTCGCCTTACGTGCTGATAAACTTTGAGCTCCGACTCCGACGTCTTTTGCAATATTTCCGACCACATACTGACGCCTGGTTTCCTCTGGAACAGAATAGCTCAGATCTCCACGGGCGGcggggaaaagaaagaaaaggagcgCTGTGAGGAGAGTCGACAGCACAACTGAAAGCTCCCTGCATCCCATATTTACAGAATTCCGAATAATTCAACCTAACGTTGTTTTATTGATGTAGTCTGCAAAAACTGTCAAAAATCTCTCCAGGAAGAGAACGATTAGATTACTCCATTTTGTGTGTAGCTTGCTTTGGCGTCACTGATGTCTGCAGATGAATATTTCAGAGATGGGAGGAAATGCTCCACAGCAAGAGGATGTGATGGTGAACAGCGACGCTCTGAGTATATTGTGTTCACTACAAGCACACATTAGCCGAATATTTACGGAATGTAAGCACATAGTATACACTCTTTCAGCTCTCGTTGACTGTGGAGAGGATTTACCGACTATAACAACAtcaaaaggattttttttcttttactcacCAAATCATTAGGCTTTTATAATGGACAATTaagaaaaagtactgagaacTAACGCTAAACAAATGACAGGGAACTGGAttgttatgttttcttttttctttgtcttctgcACTGCGTCAGAAATAAGAAATGATCTGAAAGAACAGTCGATAAACACATTTAGTACTGAATTTTAGctttaaagcacattttacCATGAGAGGAAAATAAAGGTCTGTAAATTACAATTGTCTTTTATAGTTTAGTGGTGCAGTAATTATCTACACTGCATGGATGTCGCTTCAttctttgtttgctttttacgggacaaaaaatgatttacattattttctccTAAATTATGAATGACACCAGAAGAGATAGAAGAAAAGTTAAATTTTCTAGCTACAAGAGCATAGGTATTAATGAATGCACATTTGTCGAGCTTCTTTGTAATACGAAACGATAGATTGGCGTGAAACATgccttatattattattattattattattattattattattattattattattatttatgttgttgatgatgcttaatatttcatttttattcatcttttattcATGCATGAGGCAAGCAAAATAACATTCACATGTCAATTGTCCTAAGCTAAGTAAGAAAGCAGAGTAAGCAGAGGAAAACAGTGTTTCAGCACCACGGACAGCTCTGGGTTTGTGAATGTGTTGAGATAAGTCTCATCTCCTAGACTTTCtctatttaaaacaataaataaataaaaataaataaacatttgagaAAGTAGTGGTAACAGCATATGTGTTTGTCTGTTCACATGTAAGCTTTACAATGACCAAAATACccttaagaaataaataaggcataatttaacatttgaaatatccagcaaacataaaaaaataacatgccACATCACAGAGAACAATACACTAATGCGTTAATATATTTTACCTAAAATGGCCTTTTGTTTATTCAGGAGAGCACTGCTAGGGAAGTCCAAGCGCACAACATTTCTCCGTATTCCAAAACATAATCAGAAGTTCAACAAAGCAAAATCAAACCATTGTGTCCTGAGCCACACATGACATTGAGGAGTTTAGAGATTACTTCAGAAGCTCTGATTAGGAAGTATTCAGTGCAGCTACTGGCCTTGATGCCAATAACAAAATGGGACTATCTGTGTATCCTCACGAACAGTTAAGCGCCACACAAAACAAGCCATGAGTCAGTAACAAGgaacaacagaaacaaatgtCTGCAGTAACAAAAGACCAAAATCAAgcccaaaaagaaaaaaaaaaaaaaaaagaacataaatatcATAATGAAATTCATAATtctgtctcttcctcctcctcttcctttttCAGTGTAGAGTGGACTGGTTAAATCATGCTTGATGCAAATGTTACCAAAAGCCCATGCCACTATATACATGATCAGTCAAAGAAATGTACAGTTTTCCTCAAAAAGAGACTCGTTATTCTCATTACTGTTTACAAGCTGAAAAAATGCATTCCTTTGAATTGAGaaaaaagtgtattaaaattcattttgaaattcaacactgcaagctagcaaaaaaaaaaaatctatcatgAAGAGAGGACACAGTTTTCTcacctcatcatcatcagttgTGTTGTTAAGTGCAATCAAGCTCGCATCTAAAGTGTCATTTTGGGCCATTTTCAGAGTTCCACCAGCAGTAAGAGTGTTGTCATTGTAAGATGTGATGAACTTGAAGTCACTGGTGCGTGATCCTGTTGTTAGATACGTGTCATAATTGTAAGAAGTGCGCAGAGTTCCAGCTCCCTCCACCTCTGCATAGTTGGGAGGGAGATAGGCGCTGGGAATGGCGACTGCTCCATCAAACAACAGTCTGGGCTTTCTCCTGTGACAAAACCTCACAGCCAGGATGAGAATAATGAAAGTCAGAAAGAAGGTGGACACGGAAACTAGCGCGATGATCAAGTAAAAAGTCAGTTTGGAATTGCTCTCCTCATAAGTCATGTCTTTCAGTTCGGGAACTTCAGCAAGATTATCAGAAAtcagtaaatatacagaacaggtAGCAGAGAGAGGCGGCTGTCCGTTATCTTTGACTGAGATAACAAGGTTCTGTTTCATGCTGTCAGATTCAGTAATGTCCCTCTGAGCCCTGATCTCTCCACTATGGAGCCCAATAGTGAAAAGTCCCGGATCAGTAGATTTGACAATGTGATAGGACAGCCACGCGTTCTGTCCAGAGTCAGCATCCACAGCGATGACTTTGGAGagcagagagccagagagagcagCTTTAGGGACCATCTCAGTCATTAAAGACTTTCCCTCTGGAGCAGGGTATAATATCTGTGGAGAGTTATCATTCTCATCTGAtatgaacacactcacagtcacgtTGCTGCTGAGTGGAGGAGAACCATTGTCTCTGGCTACGACCTGGACTTGAAAGTTTCGGAACTTTTCATAGTCAAATGACCTGACAGCATGGATCACTCCTGTATCTGagttaatggataaaaatgaggACACTGGAACACCGTTTATCTCACTGGGCAGCAGAGAATACAGGACTGTACCGTTCTGCCTCCAGTCTGGGTCTCTTGCAGTAACAGAACTAATGGAGGTTCCTGGTTGGTTATTTTCCATTACATATGCCGTGTAGGATTGCTGATCAAATACAGGAGGATTATCATTGATATCTGATACAGATAGATGAATGGTCATGGAGGAAGATAAAGATGGAGAGCCTCCATCAGTAGCAGTGATTGTTATGTTGTAATCTGATGCTTTCTCTCGGTCCAGCATGCTTGTGGTTACTAAAGAAAAGTAGTTTTTGATTGATGGAGTTAATTTAAAAGGCACATTTTGCTGAATATAACAATGTACCTGTCGATTATCTCCTGAATCTTTGTCCTGAACATTAATAATGGCTACCTCAGTGCCTGCTGCAGAGTTCTCAGGTACTGgatcatttaataatttaagaatAATTCGAGGTTCATTGTCATTGATGTCAGTGATGTCTATAATAATTTTAGCAGATGATACTAAGCCAGGACCATCTTTGGCCTGTACTCtcatttcataatatttttccttttcgtAATCGATGTTGCCACTCACCGTGATCTGTCCAGTGACTTTATCAAGGGAAAATAATTTTGCTGATTTATCAGATAAACGACTGAGCTCATATGTGACGTCACCATTGGCTCCTTCATCAGCATCAGTAGCGCTGACTGTAATCACCTCCGTGCCTAAAGGCGTGTTTTCAGCTAGACTCACTCTGTACACAGGTTGACTAAACACAGGAATATTGTCATTGGCGTCCAGAACAGTAACATGTATAACAGCTGTCCCTGATTTCGGTGGATTACCACCATCAAATGCGGTAAGAATTAAATGAATGTCTTTCTGCTTTTCACGATCGAGCTCTTTC
This is a stretch of genomic DNA from Pangasianodon hypophthalmus isolate fPanHyp1 chromosome 17, fPanHyp1.pri, whole genome shotgun sequence. It encodes these proteins:
- the LOC113524163 gene encoding protocadherin beta-16-like isoform X13, whose amino-acid sequence is MGCRELSVVLSTLLTALLFFLFPAARGDLSYSVPEETRRQYVVGNIAKDVGVGAQSLSARKARINTEDSSKRYIDINLNSGDLIVVERIDREMLCGSRINCILNYELVLANPLEVHRISLNIEDINDNAPKFGNERISFEIRESADKGQRFRLDEAHDYDIGQNGVNGYSLEKNEHFVLSVQENKNGRKYAELVLEKELDREQEKDIDLILTAVDGGIPQRSGTAVIHITVLDANDNVPVFSQPVYKVVLAENAQIGTEVVTVSAEDADEGANGAVSYEFSHIAHNAAHLFTIDKLTGQIKVNGVIDYEEEKYYEIGVQAKDGSGLASTASVIIDITDENDNAPQIILTSVNNPILENTIVGTEVAIINVQDKDSGDNRQIYCSIQGNVPFKLNPSIKNYFSLTNTNPLDRETEAYYNITITATDGGSPPLSSSMTIHLSVSDINDNPPVFEQQSYTAYVMENNKPGTSISSVTARDPDWRQNGTVLYSLLPSEINGVPVSSFLSINSDTGVIHAVRSFDYEKFRNFQVQVVARDNGSPPLSSNVTVSVFISDENDNSPQILYPAPEGKSLMTEMVPKAALSGSLLSKVIAVDADSGQNAWLSYHIVKSTDPGLFTIGLHSGEIRAQRDITESDSMKQNLVISVKDNGQPPLSATCSVYLLISDNLAEVPELKDMTYEESNSKLTFYLIIALVSVSTFFLTFIILILAVRFCHRRKPRLLFDGAVAIPSAYLPPNYAEVEGAGTLRTSYNYDTYLTTGSRTSDFKFITSYNDSTLTAGGTLKMAQNDTLATNLISLNNTGEGDEQKPPNNDWRLPPNQRPGPSGQHRFHTLQQRWTPYEKSRAGVRPEEAGAGAVVGTGPWPNPPTEAEQLQALMAAANEVSEATATLGPRYNAQYVPDYRQNVYIPGSTATLTANPQQQMPQQALPPPQAPPQAAPSADVPKAAPTPASKKKVTKKDKK